A genomic region of Salinibacterium sp. NK8237 contains the following coding sequences:
- a CDS encoding ferritin-like domain-containing protein — MAFDIDRYTSTSKKVQWGDLDFSEFERNPLPDSTLRSLRYMADVEYHTVCYLRDLLVTPSHKEVDVSAFMTMWNREEFWHGEALSKVLGAHDVTLDYDELKATRLKLGWKDRLDPIKQSVLGNVIGKDFIAVHMIWGAANEWSAVAAYNRLADMEKHPVLSELLRRIAKQEARHVAFYATQARERLAKSKKAQVLARFALKGAWGPVGSSIMPAEEVTHVMGHLFSGEDGLREIRKLDEHISRMPGLEGLTIVETSMKKYGVAA, encoded by the coding sequence ATGGCATTTGATATTGATCGCTACACGTCCACCTCTAAGAAGGTTCAGTGGGGCGACCTCGACTTCAGCGAGTTCGAGCGCAACCCGCTGCCCGACTCCACGCTGCGCAGCCTGCGCTACATGGCGGATGTCGAGTACCACACGGTCTGCTACCTGCGAGACCTGCTCGTCACGCCTTCCCACAAGGAGGTCGATGTCAGCGCGTTTATGACGATGTGGAACCGTGAAGAGTTCTGGCACGGCGAAGCGCTCTCGAAGGTGCTCGGCGCGCACGACGTCACTCTTGACTATGACGAGCTCAAGGCCACGCGCCTCAAGCTCGGTTGGAAAGACCGCCTCGACCCGATCAAACAGTCCGTACTCGGCAACGTGATTGGCAAAGACTTCATTGCTGTGCACATGATTTGGGGCGCAGCGAATGAATGGTCGGCTGTTGCCGCTTACAACCGCCTTGCCGACATGGAGAAACATCCCGTGCTGTCGGAATTGCTTCGCCGCATTGCGAAGCAAGAGGCACGTCACGTTGCGTTCTATGCGACCCAAGCTCGTGAGCGGCTTGCCAAGAGCAAGAAAGCGCAAGTCCTTGCGCGTTTCGCGCTCAAGGGTGCCTGGGGGCCAGTGGGTTCGAGCATCATGCCGGCCGAAGAAGTCACGCACGTGATGGGCCACTTGTTCTCGGGCGAAGATGGACTGCGAGAGATCCGCAAGCTCGACGAACATATTTCGCGCATGCCGGGCCTCGAAGGTTTGACCATTGTCGAGACCTCCATGAAAAAGTATGGCGTAGCCGCCTAA
- a CDS encoding cation:proton antiporter regulatory subunit produces the protein MGVRIERIDLPGFGVRNDVITGSGCRVSVVSLRSGERDLAFFNADDPDSNAASISLTDDEASAIAEVLGSSLTLSRLSALGEKAEGLFNEEISLPNGSDFVGHPMGDMKARTLTSASIVAIVRGNDVVASPGPEVIFETGDVIVAVGTRQGLDALGKLINNGPS, from the coding sequence GTGGGCGTAAGAATCGAACGAATCGACCTTCCCGGGTTTGGCGTACGCAACGACGTCATTACGGGTTCAGGATGCCGCGTCAGCGTGGTTTCGCTGCGTTCAGGTGAGCGCGACCTCGCTTTCTTTAACGCTGACGACCCCGACTCCAACGCTGCGTCAATCTCGTTGACAGACGACGAAGCCTCCGCCATCGCGGAAGTTCTCGGGTCGTCTCTCACTCTCAGTCGCTTGTCGGCACTCGGCGAGAAAGCCGAAGGGTTGTTCAACGAAGAGATCTCGCTGCCTAACGGCTCCGACTTCGTGGGGCACCCCATGGGAGATATGAAAGCTCGCACTCTCACGAGTGCATCGATCGTTGCCATCGTGCGAGGCAATGACGTTGTCGCATCGCCCGGTCCCGAAGTTATTTTCGAGACCGGTGATGTCATCGTCGCGGTGGGTACTCGTCAGGGTCTCGACGCACTGGGCAAGCTCATCAATAACGGCCCAAGCTAA
- a CDS encoding cation:proton antiporter, whose product MHETTQLLIEVGALLLVLSMLGRVAARFGFSAIPLYLLAGLAVGEGGLLPLQASEEFFEVGSQIGVILLLAMLGLEYSADELMSNLKTSRISGILDGVFNALPGALFAILLGWEPAAVVALAGVTWVSSSGVIAKVVRDLGRLGNRETPVILSILVMEDLAMAFYLPVLSALVIGAGLMQGAITVAIAVAVVVTILYIALRHGRVLSRLLPQKNAEALLLGVVGLTMLVAGLAEAVNVSAAVGAFLVGIAISGPVAHQSAQLITPLRDLFAAVFFVFFGISTSPADIIPVLLPAFALAVLTIGTKAFSGYMAAKRAGIAVPGRWRTGLALTPRGEFSIVIAGLAVGAGIEPLLAPLATAYVLMTIIAGPLLARVPDTAWFKAKVRKTASAPPTTPVATR is encoded by the coding sequence ATGCATGAGACGACGCAGCTACTCATCGAGGTTGGCGCTCTCCTGCTCGTACTCAGCATGCTCGGCAGAGTTGCCGCACGCTTCGGGTTTTCCGCGATCCCTCTTTACCTCCTCGCCGGTCTCGCTGTCGGCGAAGGTGGGCTTCTTCCACTGCAAGCTAGCGAAGAGTTCTTCGAGGTGGGCTCGCAAATTGGCGTGATCTTGCTGCTCGCGATGTTGGGGCTGGAGTACTCGGCCGATGAACTCATGTCGAATCTCAAGACGTCGCGCATTTCGGGAATTCTGGATGGCGTCTTCAACGCTCTTCCTGGCGCGCTGTTCGCGATTCTTTTGGGTTGGGAACCGGCCGCAGTGGTCGCTCTAGCCGGAGTGACGTGGGTCTCATCCTCCGGTGTTATCGCCAAGGTGGTGCGCGACCTTGGTCGCCTCGGAAACCGAGAAACCCCGGTCATCCTGTCGATTTTGGTGATGGAAGACCTAGCGATGGCGTTCTACCTTCCCGTGCTGTCGGCACTCGTGATCGGTGCCGGTCTCATGCAGGGCGCCATCACTGTGGCGATCGCCGTCGCCGTTGTCGTCACGATTCTTTATATAGCGCTCCGCCACGGACGCGTTCTGTCCCGCTTGCTCCCCCAGAAAAATGCTGAAGCATTGCTGCTGGGTGTGGTCGGGCTCACGATGCTCGTTGCAGGCCTTGCTGAGGCGGTGAACGTTTCTGCTGCCGTCGGCGCATTCTTAGTCGGTATCGCCATCTCCGGGCCAGTGGCCCATCAGTCGGCACAGCTCATCACTCCCCTGCGTGACCTCTTCGCTGCTGTCTTCTTCGTCTTCTTCGGGATTTCAACGTCACCCGCAGACATCATCCCTGTACTGCTACCGGCATTTGCTCTCGCGGTGCTGACCATCGGCACAAAAGCGTTTTCGGGTTACATGGCAGCGAAGCGTGCCGGAATCGCAGTGCCAGGCCGCTGGCGCACTGGTCTTGCCCTCACTCCCCGTGGAGAGTTTTCCATTGTAATCGCCGGGCTAGCCGTCGGAGCCGGCATCGAGCCCCTTCTCGCGCCGCTGGCAACCGCCTATGTACTCATGACGATCATTGCGGGCCCACTGCTGGCTCGTGTGCCCGACACCGCGTGGTTCAAGGCGAAGGTGCGCAAGACAGCGTCGGCGCCGCCGACGACACCTGTCGCTACTCGCT